AGTTGTGCACGGTGATGGTGATGCAAGGCCGTGGAGGGCGACGGGCTTTTATGGCCACCCCGATGCTAGTAAGAGACACATCTCATGGGAGCTGTTGGATACCTTGAAAAAACAAAGCACGTTGCTGTGGGTGGTGTTTGGCGATTTCAATGAAATCATGCACTCAGATAAGAAGTTGGGCTGGCTGGATCAGGACGCTAACCAAATGAGGAATTTCAGAGAGTGTTTGGGTAGGTGTGGTTTACTTGATTTGGGCTTTGTGGGGCAGAGGTCTACTTGGTGTAATGGGAGATTTTAGGAGCAACGGACAATGATGAGGCTAGACAAGTATGTGGCGGATGCGAGATGGATCAAGCAATTCTCTGAAGAACAGGTTCGACATATCTCGATGGCTGCGTCAGACCATTGTTTACTTGCCctgtttctaaaaaagaaaagatcatCTAAACTAGCGAAGAAGAGGTTCCTTTTTGAGGCAATGTGGGTAAAGGATGGGGGATGTAGAGAGGTGATCGAATCGATATGGGACTCTTCTCAGGCTAATCCATATAAGTGCCTCACTGACAAAATCAGCAAGTGCCAATCCCAGCTACGGCTTTGGAATCAAATGTCATTTGGAAATGTAAATACGAGGCTGAAACTTTTGAAGGAAAAGTTGCAGCTTATCGAGGGGCAGAATCTCCTACACGAAACAACAAATGAAATTCAAGCACTGAAGAAGGAAATCAATGAAACACTAGTCAGAGAGGAGGTGATGTGGAATCAAAAGTCAAGGGCACTGTGGCTAAAATGTGGAGATAGAAACACTAGATTCTTTCATACGATAGCATCCCAAAGACGAAGGAGAAATAGGATTGATGGTTTAATGGATAATGGGGTGTGGTATGATAGTTTTGAAGATTTGGAGAGGGTGATCTTAGAGTACTTCTCAAGCATTTACAGTACGGACCGTCTTGCCTCTTTTAAGGCTAGCCTGAATGCAGTAGCTTAGAAGTCTCACAGGAGATGAATAGGGAGCTGATGAGAACGTTCAGGGAGGAGGAAATCAGATAGGCCCTGAACCAAATGCATCCTACAAAAGCACCTGGTCCCGACGATATGTCACtgattttcttttagaaatatTGGGATGTTGTGGGTCAATCTGTTGTATGTTGTGTTTCCTAAATCCTTAATACTGGGGTGATGCCTCCTggattaaatgaaaattttatttgtctaaTTCCAAAAATTAGCTATCCACAAAAGATCACTAATTTTCGCCCAATTAGCTTATGCAATGTTGTATATAAGATTGTGTCCAAAGTCCTTGCAAACAGGTTGAAGAAAATCCTACCGAAAGTGATTAGCGAGTCACAGAGTGCCTTTGTCCCAGGGAGACAGATCACGAATAATGTACTGGTGGCCTTTAAGATGATGCACTGCATAgaccaaaaatgaaaaggaaaaagaggcCTAATGGCTATAAAGCTTGATATGAGCAAAGCCTATGATAGAGTGGAGTGGACGTTTTTGGAGGCGATGATGTGAAAACTGGGTTTTCAAGAGGAATGGATTAGGTTGATTATGATGTGTGTTATGATTGTTTCCTACTCAGTCCTAATCAACGGGgaaccaaaaggaaaaatcattcCAACAAGGGGGCTATGACAAGGGGACCCAATCTCTCCCTACCTGTTCCTTTTGTGTGCAAAGGGGTTAACAGCCATGCTTCGGAGGGATGAAAGGGGGGGATTGATCAGTGGAATTTCAGTGTGTAGGGGAGCGTCGAGGATTTCCCATCTATTGTTCGCTGATGACTGTATTATTTTCGGTGAAGCAAGTATTAGGGAAGGAAATAGGGTTTTTAAGGTGCTTGATGACTATGAGAGAGAGTCGAGGCAAAAGTTGAATAGAAAGAAGACGTCGCTTTTCTTCAGCAAAATACGGATAAGGAGATCCAAGAGGAAATCAAAAACAGCTTTGGTGCTCAGATCATACACAAGCACAAGCGATATTTGGGACTGCCTACGTTAGTGGGGAGGGGAAAGAAGGAGGCCTTTAACCGGATAAAAGATCAAGTGGGGAGGAAGATAGCAGGGTGGAAAGGGAAACTACTCTCAAATGCAAGTAGAGAAGTACTAATTAAGGCGGTTGCCCAAGCGGCAACAACATACACTATGAGTTGCTTCAAACTCTCGGATTCCCTTTGTCACAAGCTTAATTCCTTGGTGAGCCAATTTTGGTGGGGGTAGAAGGACAAAGAAAGGAAGATGGTGTGGATTTCATGGGAAAACATGTGCATCCCAAAATTGGAGGGTGGAATGGGTTTTAATGACTTGAAGGCCTTTAACTTGGCGCTTTTAGCAAAACAAGGGTGAAGAATGAGTCAAAATCTGGATTCCCTCATTCATAAGGTGTTTAAAGCAAGATACTTTGCGGAAGGCTCGTTTTTGGATGCATAAGTGGGTAAGAAGCCATCGTATGTGTGGAGGAGCATTATGGCTGCAAAGGAAACGTTGGAGGTGGGATCAAGGTGGATAATTGGCAATGGGCGAACAGTGAACTTTTGGCGGGACAGATGGCTACCTTCGTCGGATTCATTTAAGGTTTTAAGCCCCCAAGGACACAATACCTACTTGGTGAAAGTGGCACAGCTCATTGACAGCAACACAGGTACATGGAAGACTGAACTTATAAAGGAAGCCTTCCTTCCCCATGAAGCAGACTGCATTCTCAGTATCCCTTTGAGTCTACAGCTGCCTGAGGATTTAAGAGTCTGGGCATGGTCTAAGAATGGCATTTACACGGTGAGAAGTGCTTATAGGGTGTCCCTCAAATTGTTGAAGGCTAGCACGCCTAGAACAAGCAGTGACAACTCTGACAAAGCCAAGGCAGCCCAGTTTTGGAAGGTGTTATGGAAGATTGATTgcccaaataaaataaagcattTTCTTTGGAAGGCTTGCAGAGAAATCTTGCCCACAAACTATTGCTTGGAAGTGAGGAAAGTGAGCAACAACGATAGGTGTGGGTTTTGTGGGGAATGTGAGTCATCTGGGCATTCCCTTTAGGACTGTAAAGTTGTTGCTGAGGTATGGAAGGAGATGGCACTTGATCTCCCTTTGTTACCCCAACCCACAAGGGACTTTGTGGACATGGTCTGGGCGGTGAAGAAGAGGAAAGAGGATGTGGATTGGGTGTTGTTTGCAATTACGGTGTGGAATTTATGGAACAACAGAAACAAATTCAAGCAAGAGGGCACAAGCAAAGAGCCAAGCAGAATCACCAGGGAGGTACATGAGTATGGGAAGGAAATAAAAGGATCCCAACGGCCCTGCCCTCGCAACAAGGCCTCAACTTGCAATCAATGGAAACCACCAAGGGAGGGGAGGTATAAAGTGAATGTGGAT
This genomic stretch from Castanea sativa cultivar Marrone di Chiusa Pesio chromosome 1, ASM4071231v1 harbors:
- the LOC142617137 gene encoding uncharacterized protein LOC142617137, which produces MMRLDKYVADARWIKQFSEEQVRHISMAASDHCLLALFLKKKRSSKLAKKRFLFEAMWVKDGGCREVIESIWDSSQANPYKCLTDKISKCQSQLRLWNQMSFGNVNTRLKLLKEKLQLIEGQNLLHETTNEIQALKKEINETLVREEVMWNQKSRALWLKCGDRNTRFFHTIASQRRRRNRIDGLMDNGVWYDSFEDLERVILEYFSSIYSTDRLASFKASLNAVA